A region from the Corylus avellana chromosome ca7, CavTom2PMs-1.0 genome encodes:
- the LOC132187781 gene encoding nudix hydrolase 3-like, with product MVILKNVSEAKFKHILQPIADVCITKEQQELVDFESFFTHTICHECCHGIGPHTITLPNGQKSTVRLELQELHSALEEAKADIVGLWALRFLISQDLLPKSLLKSMYVSFLAGCFRSVRFGIHEAHGKGQALQFNWLYDKGAFILHPDEKFSVDFSKVEGAVESLSREILTIQAKGDKEAANVLLQKYSKMTQPLKLSLQKLEDIQVPVDIAPIFPIANKILE from the exons ATGGTCATTCTTAAGAATGTTTCAGAGGCCAA GTTCAAGCATATTCTTCAGCCTATAGCTGATGTTTGTATTACAAAGGAACAACAAGAACTTGTAGATTTTGAATCCTTCTTCACTCACACAATTTGCCATGAGTGCTGCCATGGGATCGGGCCCCATACCATAACACTTCCAAATGGTCAAAAGTCTACAGTCAGATTG GAACTGCAAGAACTCCACTCAGCTTTGGAAGAAGCAAAAGCTGATATAGTTGGCCTTTGGGCACTCCGGTTCCTAATCAGCCAG GATTTGCTTCCCAAGAGTTTGTTAAAGTCCATGTATGTTTCCTTCCTTGCTGGATGCTTCCGGTCAGTACGTTTTGGCATACATGAAGCTCATGG gaAAGGACAAGCACTGCAGTTCAACTGGTTATATGACAAAGGGGCCTTCATTTTGCACCCTGATGAAAAGTTTTCTGTTGACTTTTCTAAG GTTGAAGGTGCCGTTGAAAGTCTGAGTAGGGAGATCCTCACTATACAGGCAAAAGGTGACAAAGAAGCTGCAAATGTGCTTCTTCAGAAATATAGTAAAATGACCCAACCATTAAAGCTTTCTTTGCAGAAATTAGAGGACATTCAG GTTCCTGTGGACATAGCTCCCATATTTCCTATTGCCAACAAAATATTGGAGTGA